From the Bremerella alba genome, one window contains:
- a CDS encoding DUF1592 domain-containing protein encodes MNKSLFATLVFAVIGLPCASLLAAELPKVAVENTQYAVLQKHCILCHSGEDAEAAFRIDDLSLDINDIETAARWQKVLNALNSGEMPPEGEPEIDKAAKANFLEHLANTMVDARRKLSDQKGEIIMRRLNRREYGNTLRELLGVDINVNDLPSDKNTGSFDTVGSNLYMSSTQFEQYMALGREALDEAFEWEAASGVEKKLRFETEEITPKVSKFIEYQLDARQRAERWIEQVDKAVANPDNAAIIEEIKAGPLGNHRDILYRNWKKLEGAPAPESFGFQTEEDNADKALAGSRPFHLPYHRYYMEQPAIETGAYLAAPNEHPSKLDNATINLLVPFSWPVGEYVVRFRVAATEHATPDRSFLEFGINPRAQQAISVHHITGTMDDPQVIEVPLTMTRSNKERANRSLFLREKGSRDDWVQATRIAREGRDENDGIGRKFALWIDWMEIERLPMADQPKPPGIAVLQNIPFDDKSGEPNLAELHAAFQQFALEAFRGQEPSPKYIDDLVQVYQTYRKLGDKHSDALKNTLAIIISSPMFLYHFEPRDTDAPRTLTDREFANRLSYFLWSSPPDKELQQLAEAGKLQEPEILEQQVTRLLDDPRSEEFVDAFTYQWLTLERLDFFQVNQEHHPRFDNSTRMNACREIYETFGYLVQNNGQLPDLLQSDYAVINGVLANYYGIDDVTGDRFRPVPLPDGTPRGGLLGMAAVHLMGSNGDTTSPVERGAWVLRKLLHDPPPPAPANIPQLARLAGKPLTTKQRLTAHQEEPQCASCHRQIDPIGFGLENFDAVGIWRTEDSYQAMDDNGKPVKDGKVTWEIDPAGKLHNGPAFQNFLELRDAIAAKEDAFARGFTEALIQYALGRPVGFTDETLIEDIQNEARSKDYTVRAFVHALVQSKEFHSK; translated from the coding sequence AATCGCTTTTTGCCACGCTTGTTTTTGCTGTGATCGGCCTGCCGTGTGCGTCGCTCTTGGCAGCCGAGCTACCTAAGGTCGCCGTCGAGAATACGCAGTACGCTGTCCTGCAAAAGCACTGTATTCTCTGCCACAGTGGGGAAGACGCCGAGGCGGCCTTTCGCATCGACGACTTATCCCTCGACATCAACGACATCGAAACGGCTGCGCGCTGGCAGAAAGTATTGAATGCGTTGAACTCCGGAGAGATGCCTCCGGAGGGTGAACCGGAAATCGACAAAGCAGCCAAGGCAAATTTCTTAGAGCACTTGGCCAACACCATGGTCGATGCCCGTCGCAAGCTGTCTGATCAAAAGGGCGAGATCATCATGCGGCGGCTCAACCGTCGCGAGTATGGCAACACGCTCCGAGAGCTCTTGGGCGTCGACATCAATGTCAACGATCTGCCATCGGATAAAAATACAGGTTCGTTCGATACCGTGGGCTCGAACCTATATATGTCGAGCACTCAGTTCGAGCAGTATATGGCCCTGGGCAGAGAGGCCCTCGACGAAGCTTTCGAATGGGAAGCAGCCTCCGGCGTTGAAAAGAAGCTGCGGTTCGAGACCGAGGAAATTACCCCCAAAGTCTCGAAGTTCATCGAGTATCAACTCGACGCGCGGCAGCGTGCCGAGCGTTGGATCGAGCAGGTCGATAAGGCGGTTGCCAATCCTGATAACGCGGCAATCATCGAGGAAATTAAAGCAGGTCCGCTGGGCAATCATCGCGATATCCTCTATCGAAATTGGAAGAAGCTGGAAGGCGCGCCTGCTCCGGAATCGTTTGGATTTCAAACGGAAGAAGATAACGCCGATAAGGCGCTCGCAGGTTCACGTCCTTTCCACCTGCCCTATCATCGCTATTACATGGAGCAGCCTGCGATCGAAACCGGGGCGTACTTGGCCGCACCTAACGAGCATCCCTCTAAGCTCGACAATGCGACCATCAACCTTTTGGTCCCCTTCAGTTGGCCAGTGGGCGAGTACGTAGTGCGTTTCCGCGTGGCCGCGACCGAACATGCGACGCCTGATCGTAGCTTTCTAGAGTTCGGCATCAATCCCCGGGCTCAGCAGGCCATTAGTGTCCATCATATCACCGGCACGATGGACGACCCTCAGGTCATTGAAGTCCCGCTGACGATGACACGTTCCAACAAGGAACGCGCCAACCGTTCGCTCTTTCTACGCGAGAAAGGTAGTCGCGACGACTGGGTTCAAGCGACTCGCATCGCGCGTGAAGGACGTGACGAGAATGACGGCATTGGACGCAAATTCGCCCTTTGGATCGACTGGATGGAAATCGAACGACTTCCAATGGCGGACCAGCCCAAGCCACCAGGCATTGCTGTATTGCAGAACATTCCCTTCGACGACAAATCAGGCGAACCGAATCTGGCAGAGCTACATGCGGCGTTTCAGCAGTTCGCCCTGGAAGCATTTCGTGGTCAAGAGCCATCACCAAAGTACATTGACGACCTTGTGCAGGTCTATCAGACGTATCGAAAGCTGGGCGATAAACACAGCGACGCGTTGAAGAACACCTTGGCGATCATTATTTCGTCCCCCATGTTTCTCTACCACTTCGAGCCACGCGACACCGACGCGCCGCGCACGTTGACCGATCGCGAGTTTGCCAATCGGCTCTCGTATTTCCTCTGGAGTTCACCCCCAGACAAAGAACTTCAGCAGCTCGCCGAAGCCGGCAAGTTGCAGGAACCTGAGATTCTGGAGCAGCAAGTCACACGGCTTCTAGATGACCCCCGCTCGGAAGAGTTCGTCGATGCGTTTACCTATCAATGGCTAACGCTAGAACGGCTCGACTTCTTTCAAGTCAACCAGGAGCATCATCCGCGGTTTGACAATAGCACTCGAATGAACGCCTGTCGCGAGATCTATGAAACCTTCGGTTATCTCGTCCAGAACAATGGACAACTGCCAGACTTGCTGCAAAGCGACTATGCCGTCATCAACGGCGTTCTGGCGAATTACTACGGAATCGATGACGTCACGGGGGATCGTTTCCGCCCCGTTCCGCTGCCCGACGGCACTCCGCGTGGCGGCTTGCTGGGGATGGCTGCAGTGCACCTGATGGGGAGCAACGGAGACACGACCAGCCCGGTGGAACGAGGAGCATGGGTTTTGCGAAAGCTATTACACGACCCTCCCCCGCCAGCCCCGGCGAATATCCCACAACTGGCCCGCCTGGCCGGAAAGCCTTTGACGACCAAACAGCGTCTGACGGCTCACCAGGAAGAACCGCAGTGTGCCAGTTGCCATCGGCAAATCGATCCCATTGGATTCGGTCTCGAGAACTTCGATGCGGTCGGAATCTGGAGAACCGAAGATAGCTACCAGGCCATGGACGACAACGGCAAGCCGGTGAAAGACGGCAAGGTGACCTGGGAAATCGATCCGGCCGGAAAGTTACACAATGGCCCCGCTTTCCAGAACTTCCTGGAACTGCGTGATGCCATCGCTGCGAAGGAAGACGCGTTTGCTCGCGGATTCACCGAAGCGTTGATTCAGTATGCACTGGGAAGGCCAGTTGGCTTTACCGACGAGACCCTTATCGAAGATATCCAGAACGAAGCTCGGAGCAAAGATTACACCGTAAGAGCCTTCGTTCACGCACTTGTTCAAAGCAAAGAATTCCATTCGAAATAG
- a CDS encoding DUF1552 domain-containing protein: protein MSRSLPTRRQVLRSATAVVALPFLESFGFRRYASAAAPTAPPKRLVFLGFGWGVTEESWYPDKSTPGTDYQLPAGLKALERHQSDFSVIQGLRNKFSVEGHAGSTWWLTGANPYAVAGQSFCNTISADQVAANEFGRFTRFSSLQFNHSEGNDQSGHGPGLSLAWDASGKPVGGENGPLAAFHRMFSKDSTPIEQRRQLIAQKRSVLDTVLENARSLRRGLGQNDNEKLTEYFESVRNIETRLSKDEQWMDRPRPEAPFGEPSSTLAGRSEIEVMYDLLIAAFKTDSTRVITYRQPVASLLTSIGNSVAPHDMSHYHSTRGDKLVCSQQRDQTQSKLLAGLIDKLKSTQEADGSRLFDNVALAYGSNIRTGHNLTNCPTIITGGGSGIKLGQNIVVEEDTPLCNAWLTMLQGVGVPAQRHGDSTGVIDELIS, encoded by the coding sequence ATGTCCCGATCCCTACCCACGCGACGCCAAGTTCTTCGCTCCGCCACGGCTGTGGTTGCCTTGCCGTTCCTCGAATCGTTTGGCTTTCGCCGCTACGCAAGCGCGGCCGCGCCGACAGCTCCACCTAAACGCTTGGTCTTCCTCGGGTTTGGCTGGGGAGTTACAGAAGAATCGTGGTATCCCGACAAGTCGACCCCAGGCACCGACTACCAATTGCCGGCCGGCCTGAAGGCCCTGGAACGCCACCAATCTGATTTTTCCGTGATACAAGGACTTCGCAACAAGTTCTCGGTGGAAGGTCACGCCGGGAGTACGTGGTGGCTAACCGGGGCGAATCCTTATGCCGTCGCCGGTCAGAGCTTTTGCAACACGATCTCGGCGGACCAAGTCGCGGCGAATGAATTCGGACGTTTCACGCGATTCTCTTCGCTGCAATTCAACCACAGCGAAGGCAACGATCAATCGGGGCATGGACCAGGCCTGTCGTTGGCTTGGGATGCCAGTGGGAAGCCGGTGGGTGGTGAAAACGGTCCGCTCGCCGCGTTTCACCGGATGTTCTCGAAAGACTCTACACCCATCGAACAACGGCGTCAGCTGATCGCTCAGAAGCGAAGCGTGCTCGATACGGTTCTCGAAAACGCGCGAAGCTTACGACGCGGCTTAGGGCAGAACGACAACGAAAAACTCACCGAGTACTTCGAGAGCGTTCGCAATATCGAAACTCGCCTGAGTAAGGACGAACAGTGGATGGACCGTCCGCGTCCGGAAGCGCCCTTCGGCGAGCCCAGCTCTACGCTCGCAGGCCGTAGCGAGATCGAGGTGATGTACGACCTGTTGATCGCGGCATTCAAAACCGACAGCACTCGCGTCATTACCTATCGCCAACCGGTCGCATCGTTGTTGACCAGCATTGGCAACAGCGTGGCCCCCCACGACATGAGCCACTATCACTCGACACGTGGAGACAAGCTGGTTTGTTCGCAGCAGCGCGATCAGACACAAAGCAAACTTCTGGCTGGCCTAATCGACAAGCTTAAATCGACCCAGGAAGCCGACGGAAGCCGCCTGTTCGACAACGTGGCTCTTGCCTACGGAAGTAACATCCGTACCGGACATAATTTAACGAATTGTCCCACGATCATTACCGGCGGTGGCTCTGGCATCAAGCTCGGCCAGAACATTGTCGTGGAAGAAGATACGCCACTGTGCAACGCCTGGTTAACCATGCTTCAAGGGGTCGGTGTTCCCGCCCAGCGGCACGGCGATAGTACCGGCGTCATCGATGAACTTATTAGCTGA
- a CDS encoding DUF1559 domain-containing protein — MMNPPSKMRNGFTLVELLVVIAIIGVLIALLLPAVQQAREAARRMQCSNHLKQLGLAVHNYHDTYGVLPPAMMGPDAASGRYSAFVRLLPFLEQSAAYDNIAANPTSPWSSSGGNSVVVAGLQCPSAPAVPYPITNLPYTNYVLNLGDVTWSLDQEDSIRGVFGGSAVFAFRDVTDGLTNTALMSETVQWYDDGTGRPANGFGAVLRTDTQSPVGCRAKWINNKFIDTSYTSSTATNRDRAPGGRWSDGMMAIISFNTTLGPNSAVCSDFSGKNGVLPPRSMHPGGVNLLRGDGSSRFISENIDAGNIGTQGRTGPSRFGVWGALGTRAQGEVLGEF; from the coding sequence ATGATGAACCCACCTTCAAAAATGCGAAATGGTTTTACGCTCGTAGAACTGCTTGTCGTGATCGCAATTATTGGCGTATTGATCGCCTTGCTGTTGCCAGCGGTGCAGCAAGCGCGTGAAGCCGCCCGCCGTATGCAGTGCAGTAACCACCTGAAGCAGCTCGGCTTGGCGGTGCACAATTATCACGATACCTATGGTGTCTTGCCGCCAGCCATGATGGGGCCGGACGCAGCTTCAGGCCGCTATAGCGCATTTGTTCGCTTGCTGCCGTTCCTTGAACAATCGGCTGCCTACGACAACATCGCCGCCAATCCGACGTCTCCCTGGTCATCGTCAGGCGGAAACAGTGTCGTTGTCGCCGGTTTGCAGTGCCCTTCGGCTCCTGCGGTGCCGTATCCGATTACGAACCTGCCATACACAAATTACGTGCTCAACCTGGGCGACGTGACGTGGAGCTTAGACCAGGAAGATAGCATTCGCGGCGTCTTCGGCGGCTCGGCTGTGTTCGCCTTTCGTGACGTGACCGACGGTCTTACCAACACGGCGTTAATGTCGGAAACCGTTCAATGGTACGACGACGGAACGGGACGACCGGCCAACGGGTTCGGAGCCGTCCTACGAACCGACACGCAAAGTCCCGTCGGGTGTCGTGCGAAGTGGATCAATAACAAATTCATCGACACCAGCTACACCTCAAGCACCGCCACCAACCGAGATCGGGCTCCTGGTGGTCGCTGGAGCGACGGCATGATGGCAATCATTAGCTTCAACACCACCTTGGGACCGAATTCGGCCGTGTGCTCTGACTTCTCGGGAAAGAATGGGGTCTTGCCACCGAGGTCGATGCATCCAGGCGGAGTCAATCTCTTGCGAGGTGATGGATCGTCGCGATTCATCAGCGAGAACATCGACGCTGGCAACATCGGCACGCAAGGTCGAACTGGCCCGAGCCGATTCGGTGTGTGGGGTGCGTTAGGCACACGCGCTCAAGGCGAAGTCCTCGGCGAATTCTAA
- a CDS encoding carboxypeptidase-like regulatory domain-containing protein produces the protein MWTRRFSTLLCLSWVIAMAGCYSSQDKWTAMRPKVYKTNGVVRMDGKPLPEAIVVFSPVGGKVSGTAITDEAGHYQMTTFEDHDGVTEGEFQVSVEKIDWIPVGPEKAESADGGNYRRPLKEVRQTPKVYSQLEKSGLTAMVSPDGPNTFDFDLDSKAD, from the coding sequence ATGTGGACTCGACGATTCAGTACTCTTCTCTGCCTGTCATGGGTGATTGCCATGGCCGGATGTTATAGCTCGCAAGACAAATGGACGGCCATGCGTCCAAAAGTCTACAAGACAAATGGCGTAGTGCGCATGGACGGGAAGCCGTTGCCGGAAGCAATCGTGGTCTTCAGTCCTGTTGGAGGTAAAGTCTCTGGTACGGCCATCACCGACGAGGCGGGCCACTACCAAATGACAACCTTTGAAGATCACGACGGCGTGACCGAAGGTGAGTTTCAAGTGAGTGTCGAGAAAATCGACTGGATCCCCGTCGGACCAGAGAAAGCCGAGAGCGCGGACGGCGGCAACTATCGACGCCCCTTAAAAGAAGTGCGTCAAACGCCCAAGGTCTATTCCCAATTGGAGAAGTCAGGGCTCACAGCAATGGTGAGTCCAGACGGACCCAACACGTTTGACTTCGACTTAGATTCAAAAGCAGACTAG
- a CDS encoding DUF1559 domain-containing protein produces the protein MSKGSVRKKRDAGFTLIELLVVIAIIGILVALLLPAVQQAREAARRMSCKANLKQIGIALHNYHDTFNSFPPGGFRHMGQAPSSNNENTAFGATSHSFLVSILPQVEFSAMADQFNHIQGWRGRPNRRVVTTVPPVYQCPSATLTHSDHTDETIIDANDVVLGPMFAGHYVGNMGPVGTGYNLACKKSSGSGSAPNCQSFNEVSDQGILGANSKLGFRDVTDGTSNTIMVGELSTNAYPTGAPAPRAWSRGCADHSCGMSKNVKFGINIQGFVSGNFNNMSFSSLHPGGTQVLLADSSVTFVSENIDMDVYLATASRNGSEVRTLD, from the coding sequence ATGTCAAAAGGCAGCGTACGAAAGAAAAGAGACGCCGGTTTCACTTTGATTGAACTGCTGGTCGTGATCGCGATTATCGGGATTCTTGTGGCGCTGCTGCTTCCGGCAGTGCAGCAAGCCCGTGAGGCGGCTCGACGCATGAGCTGCAAAGCGAATCTCAAACAGATTGGCATCGCTCTGCACAACTATCACGACACGTTCAACTCGTTCCCGCCGGGCGGCTTTCGGCACATGGGGCAAGCACCTTCGAGCAACAACGAAAACACCGCATTCGGCGCGACGTCCCATAGTTTTCTAGTCTCCATCTTGCCGCAAGTCGAGTTCTCGGCCATGGCCGATCAGTTTAATCATATCCAAGGGTGGCGAGGACGACCGAACCGCAGAGTGGTCACGACGGTTCCTCCTGTGTACCAATGCCCCAGTGCGACGCTAACCCATTCAGACCATACCGATGAAACGATAATCGACGCCAATGATGTGGTGCTCGGACCAATGTTCGCCGGGCACTACGTGGGAAATATGGGGCCGGTGGGAACCGGTTACAACTTGGCTTGCAAGAAGTCTTCGGGAAGCGGTTCTGCTCCGAACTGCCAATCCTTTAATGAGGTTTCCGACCAAGGCATCCTTGGCGCGAACAGCAAACTTGGTTTTCGCGATGTCACCGACGGCACCTCTAATACCATCATGGTGGGCGAGCTTTCCACCAACGCCTACCCGACCGGTGCGCCTGCCCCTCGGGCATGGTCACGCGGCTGTGCCGATCACTCTTGCGGCATGAGCAAGAACGTCAAGTTCGGCATCAATATCCAGGGCTTTGTCTCCGGCAACTTCAACAACATGAGCTTCAGCAGTTTGCACCCAGGCGGTACCCAGGTTTTGCTGGCCGATAGCAGCGTAACGTTTGTTTCCGAGAACATCGACATGGACGTGTATTTGGCCACTGCCAGCCGGAACGGAAGTGAAGTGAGAACTCTCGATTAA
- a CDS encoding DUF1501 domain-containing protein — translation MNRRVLFQNAGLGIATIALNSLLQDNLAGGSPSVSQHKQMPHFQPTAKSVIFLFMSGGPGHTDTWDPKPQLSKMDDQYVPASIVANVPNIPRSGVNSKLMASPFRFKPYGQSGIEVSELLPHTAQHVDDICVFRSLNHRIPVHGPGECITLTGSGLGDRPSMGAWVTYGLGSPAQNLPGFVMLSSNENGPAAQRPGWASGFLPARYQGTVLDARQGIPFSEMPQLYSERDRRQQLEFIHWMNEQHLTQQAQNSELQARIESYELGFRMQMEAPDVLDLSTESAETQKAYGIHEKATSAFGRQCLLARRLVEQGVRFIQLRNGGWDAHGSLKSNHIARCRATDQPVAALLADLKRKGMLDETLVVWGGEFGRTPTTEGTRKGDSRGRDHSPAGYTMWMAGGGIRGGQVIGATDELGFVPVDRPLSPHDLHATILHTLGIDQHQLIYPHNNRQEIPTVLGGEVVQEALKSG, via the coding sequence ATGAATCGTCGTGTTCTGTTTCAGAATGCCGGCCTGGGAATCGCGACCATCGCACTGAATTCCCTTCTGCAAGATAATTTGGCTGGGGGATCTCCGTCCGTTTCTCAACACAAGCAGATGCCCCACTTCCAGCCGACCGCCAAGTCGGTGATCTTTCTCTTTATGTCCGGAGGCCCAGGCCATACCGACACGTGGGACCCGAAGCCGCAACTCTCGAAGATGGACGATCAGTACGTGCCGGCCAGCATTGTCGCCAACGTGCCCAATATTCCACGATCGGGGGTGAACTCGAAACTGATGGCATCGCCGTTCCGTTTCAAACCGTACGGGCAAAGCGGCATCGAGGTCTCGGAACTGCTACCGCATACGGCTCAGCATGTCGATGACATTTGCGTATTCCGTTCGCTCAATCATCGTATACCCGTCCATGGCCCAGGCGAATGCATTACCTTGACAGGCTCCGGGCTCGGCGATCGCCCCAGCATGGGAGCCTGGGTTACGTATGGCCTGGGAAGTCCGGCTCAAAATCTGCCTGGCTTTGTGATGCTTTCATCTAACGAGAATGGCCCTGCCGCCCAACGCCCCGGTTGGGCATCCGGCTTCCTGCCGGCCCGTTACCAGGGAACCGTCCTAGATGCTCGGCAAGGTATTCCCTTCTCTGAAATGCCTCAGCTTTATTCGGAACGAGATCGACGTCAGCAACTTGAATTCATCCACTGGATGAACGAGCAGCATCTGACTCAACAAGCTCAGAACTCAGAACTTCAGGCTCGTATCGAGTCGTACGAACTTGGCTTCCGCATGCAGATGGAAGCCCCAGATGTGCTCGATCTTTCTACCGAATCGGCCGAGACTCAAAAGGCCTATGGGATCCACGAAAAAGCAACTTCGGCCTTTGGACGCCAGTGCTTGCTTGCCCGGCGTTTGGTGGAACAGGGAGTCCGCTTCATCCAGCTACGCAACGGAGGCTGGGATGCCCACGGCTCGCTCAAATCGAATCACATTGCCCGCTGCAGGGCCACCGATCAACCTGTCGCCGCCCTGTTAGCCGACCTGAAACGCAAAGGCATGCTCGATGAAACTCTCGTGGTCTGGGGTGGCGAGTTCGGTCGCACGCCAACCACCGAAGGGACACGCAAGGGGGATAGCCGGGGCCGCGATCATTCGCCAGCGGGCTATACCATGTGGATGGCCGGAGGCGGAATCCGAGGTGGCCAGGTGATCGGTGCGACCGACGAACTGGGCTTCGTTCCGGTCGATCGTCCTCTGTCGCCACACGACCTTCACGCCACGATCCTGCACACGCTAGGCATCGACCAACATCAACTCATCTACCCTCACAACAACCGTCAAGAAATCCCCACGGTCCTGGGCGGCGAAGTGGTTCAAGAGGCTCTGAAGTCGGGGTAA
- a CDS encoding PSD1 and planctomycete cytochrome C domain-containing protein, with amino-acid sequence MKLIGSLPKTLITCCLGICGLTMTVSESYADPFPVVSDRLDASTELSLRNSTTNSMDGWRGGWKLSQISPAMIDPAEEARWPSVLIRGTGGRNNPLRRQLERVYTDDEVYIGFRFVYEPDRVVGKPDPEFFVLWLDRTQGSDRAVHNSGIPNIGVHLADRGPSKGQNVFMLRFGNGQTAWSQSKLEPGKTYRLITRLSKEKSGERNDYTKMELWINPEPESHDNPNLNISRQTGIHQFNWVGFSTGVKTEREDRIRVGDLVFSSSWNEAYDFLHASGPDAHGKPSKPRVVWKETVDFKRDIYPLLENRCFECHAGEFPDSGYRLDVRSELLGHSTGHALVVPGNSRNNPLLKALTSSSDTQRMPPDGEPLSEKQIALVTAWIEQGLAWDDKLLPEPKVESEHWAFQQVVRPEVPQTEDRKQDNPIDAFLAAQREDLGLIASSEADRRTQIRRVYLNALGLPPTEEETEAFLQDRSPNAYAKLVDKLLASPHAGERTARMWLDLVRWGESEGHQHDIPRPFAWRYRDYVIDSFNNNKPYDQFLKEQLAGDELTSEKDQSVIATGFLASARISGNQMDKGLQRTDIMFDIVDNTASALLGLTMECAQCHNHKFEPISQRDYYRFLAFFSRGQLGNIRLQDSKNPPAKEISQWFSQGSYNFYLREAKKLRIDPAEYPAHTWGYYSPATGREDLEYLPVVNRSPLPYLPDLLKQTDTHILVRGDVNSPGLRVESGWPAVLGTTPSELTPTPRQALSKWLGSRENPLVARVWVNRLWQMYFGQGIVATSSDFGTHGSQPSHPELLDWLAAELMENSWNTRHIQRLILTSDAYRQSAQYNAHNHEIDPENVHLWRWPQRRLQAEAIRDSLLVVTGELNRQVGGPSVAPHRDEQELRRTIYLSQRRSELPDVMQMFDAPEAIRSCPSRETSTVALQPLYLLNNPFVVKRAQTLADQIREAAGEDRSLQIELAFSRILGRAPTQREAERCLTMLQMPEKDQAVEQRKLTQLLHSLMNLNEFVYLP; translated from the coding sequence ATGAAGTTGATAGGTTCACTACCTAAAACACTTATCACGTGCTGCCTGGGAATCTGCGGCTTGACGATGACGGTGTCCGAATCGTACGCAGACCCCTTTCCGGTTGTTTCCGATCGGTTGGATGCGTCCACCGAACTCTCCCTCAGAAACTCCACAACCAACAGCATGGACGGCTGGCGAGGTGGTTGGAAGCTCTCACAAATATCTCCCGCAATGATCGATCCTGCGGAAGAGGCCCGTTGGCCATCGGTGTTGATACGAGGAACCGGCGGTCGCAACAATCCGCTGCGTCGACAGCTCGAGCGTGTGTACACGGATGACGAAGTCTATATCGGGTTTCGCTTCGTCTACGAACCTGATCGCGTTGTTGGAAAACCGGACCCCGAATTCTTCGTGCTGTGGCTCGATCGTACCCAAGGGAGCGATCGAGCCGTCCATAACTCTGGGATTCCCAATATCGGCGTCCACCTTGCCGATCGTGGTCCGAGCAAAGGGCAGAACGTTTTCATGCTTCGCTTTGGCAACGGCCAAACCGCTTGGAGCCAAAGTAAATTAGAGCCCGGAAAGACCTATCGGCTGATTACACGGTTGTCGAAAGAAAAGTCAGGCGAACGCAATGACTACACCAAGATGGAATTGTGGATCAACCCCGAGCCGGAATCCCACGACAACCCCAACCTAAACATCAGCCGCCAAACCGGAATACATCAGTTTAATTGGGTCGGTTTTTCGACCGGCGTAAAGACCGAACGCGAAGATCGTATCCGCGTCGGAGACTTGGTCTTTTCTTCAAGCTGGAATGAAGCCTACGACTTTCTGCATGCCAGCGGCCCGGACGCTCATGGCAAACCATCCAAGCCCAGAGTTGTGTGGAAAGAGACCGTCGACTTCAAACGCGACATCTACCCATTACTCGAGAATCGATGCTTTGAATGCCATGCCGGAGAGTTCCCCGACTCTGGCTATCGGCTCGATGTTCGTAGCGAACTGCTAGGTCACAGTACGGGGCACGCGTTGGTTGTCCCCGGCAATAGCCGCAATAACCCTCTTCTGAAAGCATTGACCTCCAGTTCTGATACCCAGCGGATGCCGCCCGACGGAGAACCGTTATCAGAAAAACAGATCGCCCTGGTCACCGCTTGGATTGAACAAGGCCTCGCCTGGGACGACAAACTACTTCCGGAACCGAAAGTCGAATCCGAGCACTGGGCCTTTCAGCAAGTCGTACGACCGGAGGTTCCACAAACCGAAGACCGCAAACAGGACAATCCGATCGATGCGTTCTTGGCAGCTCAAAGAGAAGACTTAGGGCTCATTGCCTCTTCGGAAGCCGACCGGCGCACGCAAATTCGTCGTGTGTATCTCAACGCCCTCGGATTGCCCCCCACCGAAGAAGAGACCGAAGCATTTTTGCAGGACCGTTCTCCGAACGCTTACGCTAAACTCGTCGATAAGCTACTCGCCTCTCCTCATGCTGGCGAACGAACAGCACGCATGTGGCTCGACTTGGTTCGCTGGGGCGAAAGTGAAGGGCATCAACACGACATCCCGCGTCCCTTCGCGTGGCGATATCGCGACTATGTCATCGATAGTTTCAACAACAACAAGCCCTACGATCAATTCTTAAAAGAGCAGCTTGCCGGCGATGAGCTGACCTCAGAAAAAGACCAGTCCGTGATTGCGACCGGGTTTCTCGCGTCGGCCCGCATCAGTGGCAATCAAATGGACAAGGGGCTGCAGCGCACCGATATCATGTTCGACATCGTCGACAACACGGCCAGCGCGCTGCTAGGGCTGACGATGGAGTGCGCTCAGTGTCACAACCACAAGTTCGAGCCCATCTCGCAAAGAGACTACTACCGGTTCCTGGCCTTTTTCTCGCGCGGACAGTTGGGAAACATCCGTCTTCAAGACTCTAAGAATCCTCCGGCCAAAGAGATTAGTCAGTGGTTCTCTCAAGGCTCTTACAACTTCTATCTACGTGAGGCGAAGAAGCTCAGAATTGATCCCGCAGAGTACCCTGCGCATACCTGGGGCTACTACTCGCCGGCGACAGGACGGGAAGACCTTGAATACTTGCCGGTAGTGAATCGCTCTCCACTGCCTTACCTTCCAGATCTCCTCAAGCAAACCGACACGCATATCTTGGTTCGCGGCGACGTGAATAGCCCCGGACTGCGTGTCGAGTCGGGCTGGCCGGCCGTTCTCGGGACGACTCCTTCCGAGCTTACTCCCACACCCCGCCAGGCCCTTTCCAAGTGGCTGGGCAGCCGCGAGAACCCTTTGGTCGCTCGCGTTTGGGTTAATCGACTGTGGCAAATGTATTTCGGGCAGGGCATCGTCGCGACCTCCAGCGATTTCGGAACGCATGGATCGCAGCCGAGTCACCCCGAACTGCTCGATTGGTTAGCCGCAGAACTCATGGAGAACTCCTGGAATACGCGACACATTCAACGGTTGATCTTAACTTCGGATGCCTATCGGCAAAGTGCCCAATACAACGCCCACAACCATGAGATAGACCCTGAGAACGTCCACTTGTGGCGTTGGCCGCAACGTCGCCTTCAGGCCGAAGCGATTCGCGATTCTCTCTTGGTCGTCACGGGAGAGCTTAACCGGCAAGTCGGCGGACCGAGTGTCGCGCCTCATCGTGACGAGCAGGAACTTCGTCGAACCATTTACCTTTCGCAAAGACGAAGCGAGCTTCCAGATGTGATGCAGATGTTCGATGCACCGGAAGCGATCCGGAGTTGCCCGAGCCGCGAAACATCGACGGTGGCTCTGCAGCCACTTTACCTGCTCAACAATCCGTTTGTCGTGAAAAGGGCCCAGACTCTCGCGGATCAAATTCGAGAAGCGGCAGGAGAAGATCGTTCGCTTCAGATCGAACTTGCCTTTTCGCGAATCCTTGGCCGGGCACCTACCCAGCGAGAAGCCGAACGCTGCCTGACGATGCTTCAAATGCCAGAGAAAGACCAAGCTGTCGAGCAGCGAAAGCTCACGCAGTTGCTGCACTCGTTGATGAACTTGAATGAATTTGTTTACCTGCCGTAA